The following nucleotide sequence is from Nitrospirota bacterium.
CGCAGGCATGACGAAGGAAAAGCTCTATGCCAACCCGATCGTAACGGAAATCACTCCCGCCGGGACCTGGTACGAAGCCGAGCCCTATCACCAGGAATATTTTGCACGGAATCCCTTCCAGGGCTACTGTACAGCTGTGGTCGGGCCGAAAGTGGTTAAGTTCCGAAAGCAATTCGCGTCGAAGTTAAGGCCGTAACCCTTCCCACTTCATTGAGGTATCCCAAACGATTCGTTCGCCCGAATTCCTATTCTGCAGGGGGAAGGAGCGTGAGGTCTGGATGAATAGGATGGCGGGTACTCGCATCGGTTCCAGGCCGCACGATGTGGGCGGTCCTGAAGCCTATCGATGCAGCAGCATCCAGTTCGAGTTCCGCGTCCGACAGAAAAAGAATGTCAGGAGGCGGTAGATCGATCTGATCGCTGATCTTGCGGTAACTCGACGAGGTCTTTTTCTCGCCGACAGTGGTATCGAAAAAGTGCTCAAACAAGGAAGTCACATCCCCGACGTTGGTATATGCAAAGAGGAGCCGCTGAGCCTGTTCTGAACCTGAGGAGTAGATTCCCAAGCGGATACCAAGAGTGCGCCATTGTGTTAAGACAGGCAGGACATCGTCATACAGTTGCGGTGCAAAAGCCCCCTGTCGATAGCCCTCATCCCAGATCATTCCCTGCAATGCTTTGAGGCCGGCCATTTTTCGGTCCTGGTCGATCCACCCGGTCAGCATGGCTGGCAGCTCCTCATACGCGGGGCGCGTTCCTGTTTCGCGCTCCATGACATCCTGACATGCTGCAGTCAACTGTAGCACATTGGGATCATGGCGCCGCTCTTTGAGAAAGGGCGCGAGACGGTGTTTGGCAAAGGGAAAGAGGACCTCGCGGACAAAGGCGACGGAAATGAGAGTGCCTTCGATGTCCATGAGGATGTATCGGACCATGAGGCGGCTACCAGCGATAGCGCTGATCGATTCCGGAATTTGTATAGTGGGGAACCCAGCCGGCCTGGTCGGTGAAGATCCGAATTGCCCGCACCTTTGGAGGATCACCTAAGTCGAACCAGTGTTTTGTGTTGGCCGGAACAGAAATCAGATCACCTTGCTCGCACAACAGGGCGAAAACTTCATCGTCGTCCCCTTCTGTATGAAACCAAAAGAGGCCGTGGCCTTCAACAAAGACACGCACTTCATCCTCGCTGTGAGT
It contains:
- the mtnC gene encoding acireductone synthase, whose protein sequence is MVRYILMDIEGTLISVAFVREVLFPFAKHRLAPFLKERRHDPNVLQLTAACQDVMERETGTRPAYEELPAMLTGWIDQDRKMAGLKALQGMIWDEGYRQGAFAPQLYDDVLPVLTQWRTLGIRLGIYSSGSEQAQRLLFAYTNVGDVTSLFEHFFDTTVGEKKTSSSYRKISDQIDLPPPDILFLSDAELELDAAASIGFRTAHIVRPGTDASTRHPIHPDLTLLPPAE